From a single Opisthocomus hoazin isolate bOpiHoa1 chromosome 6, bOpiHoa1.hap1, whole genome shotgun sequence genomic region:
- the LMO4 gene encoding LIM domain transcription factor LMO4 translates to MVNPGGSSQPPPVTAGSLSWKRCAGCGGKIADRFLLYAMDSYWHSRCLKCSCCQAQLGDIGTSCYTKSGMILCRNDYIRLFGNSGACSACGQSIPASELVMRAQGNVYHLKCFTCSTCRNRLVPGDRFHYINGSLFCEHDRPTALINGHLNSLQSNPLLPDQKVC, encoded by the exons ATGGTGAACCCCGGCGGCAGCTCGCAGCCGCCCCCGGTGACGGCGGGCTCCCTCTCGTGGAAGAGGTGCGCCGGCTGCGGGGGGAAGATCGCCGACCGCTTCCTGCTCTACGCCATGGACAGCTACTGGCACAGCCGCTGCCTCAAGTGCTCCTGCTGCCAGGCCCAGCTGGGGGACATCGGCACCTCCTGCTACACCAAGAGCGGCATGATCCTCTGCAGGAACGACTACATCAG GTTATTTGGAAATAGTGGTGCTTGCAGTGCCTGTGGACAGTCCATTCCTGCTAGTGAGCTGGTCATGAGGGCACAGGGCAACGTCTATCATCTTaag tgTTTTACATGCTCTACCTGCCGGAATCGCCTGGTCCCCGGAGATCGGTTTCACTACATCAATGGCAGTTTATTTTGTGAACATGATAGACCTACAGCTCTCATCAATGGCCATTTGAATTCACTTCAGAGTAATCCACTACTGCCAGACCAGAAG gTCTGCTAA